The Rhodobacter sp. CZR27 genome includes a window with the following:
- a CDS encoding MFS transporter, whose product MARTVPLSETSSLPVWRRPEALLFLMAAAMPVAFATWSALLNNFVIDTAGFTGVEIGWLHTVREIPGFLAIGVIAILLFVREQVLALVSLTLLGVATALTAWFPTFGGMLFITLLSSIGFHYFETMNQSLQLQWLPKATAPRTIGWIASVGAGASLLAYGLIVLTWRTLGLDYSTVYLASGGVTALLAVAALLLYPQFDSPHPQNKRMVLRRRYWLYYLLQFLAGARRQIFVVFAAFMMVEHFGFEVDAVTGLFMINFLVNMLASPWIGRMVQRHGERRMLMIEHAGLTLVFLAYGGIYVFGWGVAVAAALYVIDHLFFGMAFALKTYFQKIADPADIAPTAAVSFTINHIAAVVLPAALGYLWVTEPASVFVLAAGMALLSLGLSFLIPRHPERGYETVIARGRPVPAE is encoded by the coding sequence ATGGCACGCACCGTCCCCCTCTCCGAAACATCCTCGCTGCCGGTCTGGCGGCGCCCCGAGGCGCTTCTGTTCCTGATGGCGGCCGCCATGCCGGTGGCCTTCGCCACATGGTCGGCGCTGCTCAACAATTTCGTCATCGACACCGCAGGCTTCACCGGCGTCGAGATCGGCTGGCTGCACACGGTGCGCGAGATCCCGGGCTTCCTTGCCATCGGGGTCATCGCCATCCTGCTCTTCGTGCGCGAACAGGTGCTCGCGCTGGTCTCGCTGACGCTGCTGGGCGTGGCGACCGCGCTGACGGCATGGTTTCCGACCTTCGGAGGGATGCTGTTCATCACGCTCCTGTCCTCGATCGGCTTCCACTACTTCGAAACAATGAACCAGAGCCTGCAGCTGCAGTGGCTGCCGAAAGCCACGGCGCCGCGGACCATCGGCTGGATCGCCTCGGTCGGGGCGGGGGCGTCGCTTCTGGCTTATGGGCTGATCGTGCTGACGTGGCGGACGCTGGGGCTGGACTACAGCACGGTCTATCTGGCCTCGGGCGGAGTGACGGCGCTGCTCGCGGTCGCCGCCCTGCTGCTTTATCCGCAGTTCGACTCGCCCCATCCGCAGAACAAGCGCATGGTGCTGCGCCGGCGCTACTGGCTTTACTACCTGCTCCAGTTCCTTGCCGGGGCGCGGCGGCAGATCTTCGTGGTCTTTGCCGCCTTCATGATGGTCGAGCATTTCGGCTTCGAGGTGGATGCCGTCACCGGCCTTTTCATGATCAACTTCCTCGTGAACATGCTGGCCTCGCCCTGGATCGGGCGGATGGTGCAGCGGCATGGCGAACGGCGGATGCTGATGATCGAACACGCCGGCCTGACGCTGGTGTTCCTCGCCTATGGCGGGATCTACGTCTTCGGCTGGGGCGTGGCGGTGGCGGCGGCGCTCTACGTCATCGACCACCTGTTCTTCGGCATGGCCTTCGCCCTGAAGACCTATTTCCAGAAGATCGCCGATCCGGCCGACATCGCGCCCACCGCCGCCGTCTCGTTCACCATCAACCACATCGCGGCGGTCGTGCTGCCGGCGGCACTGGGGTATCTGTGGGTGACGGAACCGGCCTCGGTCTTCGTGCTGGCGGCGGGGATGGCGCTTCTGTCGCTCGGGCTTTCCTTCCTGATCCCGCGCCACCCCGAGCGGGGATACGAAACGGTGATCGCCCGGGGGCGCCCGGTGCCGGCAGAGTGA
- the msrA gene encoding peptide-methionine (S)-S-oxide reductase MsrA — translation MFLLNRKKSEMVSPHEALPGRSQPIPTAETHFLSGLPLKSPVPAGMAEAIFGMGCFWGVERKFWQMPQGVWLTMAGYAGGYTPNPTYEEVCSGQTGHTEVVRVIYDPAVLPYDMLLKLFWENHDPTQGMRQGNDSGTQYRSAIYTFDEAQAAAAQASLAAYQGALTAAGRGRITTEIRPAPPFYFAEAYHQQYLAKNPGGYCGIGGTGVSCPVGSGIAAG, via the coding sequence ATGTTCCTGCTGAACCGCAAGAAGTCCGAGATGGTGTCGCCCCACGAGGCGCTGCCCGGTCGAAGCCAGCCGATCCCGACCGCCGAGACGCATTTCCTGTCCGGCCTGCCGCTGAAATCGCCGGTGCCGGCGGGAATGGCCGAGGCGATCTTCGGAATGGGCTGCTTCTGGGGCGTCGAGCGGAAGTTCTGGCAGATGCCGCAGGGCGTCTGGCTGACCATGGCGGGCTATGCCGGCGGCTACACCCCGAACCCGACCTACGAGGAGGTCTGCTCGGGGCAGACCGGCCATACCGAGGTCGTGCGGGTGATCTATGACCCGGCTGTCCTGCCCTATGACATGCTGCTGAAGCTGTTCTGGGAGAACCACGACCCGACGCAGGGGATGCGGCAGGGCAACGACAGCGGCACGCAATACCGCTCGGCCATCTACACCTTCGACGAGGCACAGGCCGCGGCCGCGCAGGCGAGCCTTGCGGCCTACCAGGGGGCGCTGACCGCCGCCGGCCGCGGCCGCATCACCACCGAGATCCGCCCGGCGCCGCCCTTCTACTTCGCTGAAGCCTACCACCAGCAGTATCTGGCGAAGAACCCCGGCGGTTACTGCGGGATCGGCGGCACGGGCGTGTCATGCCCGGTCGGCTCGGGCATCGCCGCGGGCTGA
- a CDS encoding 50S ribosomal protein L11 methyltransferase: protein MPTYSALTTLDGEEAAEALAEALEKMNPEPTGVGVFEIEDGSGLWEVGAYFLEKPSEAVLELLATAFDARPFAVSELPEIDWVAKVRRELSPVEAGRFFVYGSHDADKVPEGRIALQIEATVAFGTGHHGTTLGCLRALDRLVDEGFAPAKVADIGCGTAVLAMAAARVFPQAQVVASDIDEVAVDVAVANVAINGLDGRLDCLEAAGFDHPRLAAAAPFDLVFANILKGPLIELAPAMAQNIAGGGLSILSGLLVVQAEAIIAAYLAAGFELKAREDLGEWCCLVMRRL, encoded by the coding sequence ATGCCCACTTATTCCGCCCTGACCACGCTGGATGGCGAGGAGGCTGCCGAAGCCCTCGCCGAAGCGCTCGAGAAGATGAACCCCGAACCGACCGGCGTCGGCGTGTTCGAGATCGAGGACGGCTCGGGCCTCTGGGAGGTTGGCGCCTATTTCCTTGAGAAGCCGTCCGAGGCGGTGCTGGAGCTTCTGGCCACGGCCTTCGACGCGCGCCCCTTCGCCGTGTCGGAACTGCCCGAGATCGACTGGGTCGCCAAGGTCCGGCGCGAACTGTCGCCGGTCGAGGCGGGGCGCTTCTTCGTCTATGGCAGCCACGACGCCGACAAGGTGCCCGAGGGGCGGATCGCGTTGCAGATCGAGGCGACGGTGGCCTTCGGCACCGGCCACCACGGCACCACGCTGGGCTGCCTGCGCGCGCTCGACCGGCTGGTGGACGAGGGCTTCGCGCCTGCGAAGGTCGCCGACATCGGCTGCGGCACGGCGGTGCTTGCCATGGCCGCGGCACGGGTCTTTCCGCAGGCACAGGTCGTCGCCTCGGACATCGACGAGGTGGCGGTGGACGTGGCGGTGGCCAATGTCGCGATCAACGGTCTTGACGGGCGGCTCGACTGCCTCGAGGCCGCGGGCTTCGATCATCCGCGCCTCGCGGCGGCGGCGCCCTTCGATCTGGTCTTCGCCAACATCCTGAAGGGCCCACTGATCGAGCTTGCGCCGGCGATGGCGCAGAACATCGCGGGCGGGGGCCTTTCGATCCTGTCGGGCCTGCTGGTGGTGCAGGCCGAGGCGATCATTGCGGCTTACCTTGCGGCCGGATTCGAGCTGAAGGCGCGCGAGGATCTGGGCGAGTGGTGCTGTCTGGTGATGCGCAGGCTCTGA